One Akkermansiaceae bacterium genomic region harbors:
- a CDS encoding XRE family transcriptional regulator, with translation MSKKIEFEESSGSVFEDLALEGAKELETRALIGFYLVKLLKAKKMKQKDIAVMLHLKPAEVSHLFNGHFSRFSTDKFLGLLAELEQKVTIQISPRRKGEPFQEVAFGF, from the coding sequence ATGAGCAAGAAAATTGAGTTTGAAGAAAGCAGCGGAAGTGTTTTTGAAGACCTGGCCTTGGAAGGTGCCAAGGAGCTGGAAACACGTGCTTTGATCGGGTTTTATTTGGTAAAGCTGTTGAAAGCCAAAAAAATGAAACAAAAGGACATCGCAGTGATGCTCCACCTCAAACCTGCCGAGGTGTCGCACCTGTTTAACGGCCATTTTAGCCGGTTTTCCACGGACAAGTTTCTCGGTCTGCTGGCAGAACTCGAACAAAAAGTGACGATCCAGATCAGCCCGCGAAGAAAGGGAGAGCCGTTCCAAGAGGTGGCGTTTGGTTTTTAG
- a CDS encoding four helix bundle protein, whose translation MNNPELKERTKSFAVRVIKVVEAMPNNRIASPLANQIIRSGTSVAANYRAVCLSKSRADFISKLKTCIEEVDETALWLELISESDILEWSRLESLHNEANELLAIFLSSAKTARDNA comes from the coding sequence ATGAACAATCCGGAACTCAAAGAACGGACCAAATCGTTCGCCGTGCGCGTCATTAAGGTCGTCGAAGCCATGCCTAACAACCGCATCGCCAGCCCCCTCGCAAATCAAATCATCCGTTCGGGAACGTCCGTCGCAGCAAATTACCGGGCGGTTTGCCTCTCCAAATCACGCGCTGATTTCATCTCCAAATTGAAAACCTGCATTGAGGAGGTCGATGAAACAGCTCTCTGGCTTGAGTTGATTTCAGAATCTGACATCCTCGAATGGAGCCGTCTTGAGAGCCTTCACAACGAAGCCAATGAGCTATTAGCCATATTCCTAAGTTCTGCCAAAACCGCCCGCGACAACGCGTAA
- a CDS encoding succinate dehydrogenase/fumarate reductase iron-sulfur subunit — translation MNLTLKVWRQNDIHDNGRLETYDAKDIPAEASFLEMLDIVNERIINDGGEPIHFDHDCREGICGQCSLTINGIPHSKERGITACQLHMRKFKDGETIWIEPFRAKAFPLLRDLMVDRTAFDRIIAAGGFIDVRTGAAQDANNLPVAKTRADSAMDAAACIGCGACVAACKNASAMLFVSAKAAHLNLLPQGAPEKDRRVLGMVRQMDAEGFGNCTNLYECEAVCPKEISVENIARLNRDYAVALAKEAAV, via the coding sequence ATGAACCTAACACTCAAAGTCTGGCGCCAAAACGACATCCATGACAATGGTCGCCTCGAGACCTACGACGCCAAAGACATCCCCGCCGAAGCCTCCTTCCTGGAAATGCTCGATATCGTCAACGAGCGCATCATCAACGACGGCGGCGAGCCGATCCACTTCGACCACGACTGCCGCGAGGGTATCTGCGGCCAGTGTTCGCTCACCATCAACGGCATCCCCCATTCCAAGGAAAGAGGCATCACCGCCTGCCAGCTGCACATGCGCAAATTCAAGGACGGCGAGACGATTTGGATCGAACCGTTCCGCGCCAAGGCATTCCCATTGCTGCGCGACCTCATGGTGGACCGCACCGCCTTCGACCGCATCATCGCCGCGGGTGGCTTCATCGACGTCCGCACCGGCGCCGCCCAGGACGCCAATAACCTTCCCGTCGCCAAGACCCGCGCGGACTCCGCCATGGACGCCGCCGCCTGCATTGGCTGCGGGGCCTGTGTCGCCGCCTGCAAAAACGCCAGCGCCATGCTCTTCGTCTCCGCCAAGGCCGCCCACCTCAACCTGCTTCCCCAGGGGGCGCCCGAAAAGGACCGGCGTGTCCTCGGTATGGTCCGCCAGATGGACGCCGAGGGATTCGGCAACTGCACCAACCTCTACGAGTGCGAGGCCGTCTGCCCGAAGGAAATCAGCGTCGAAAACATCGCCCGCCTGAACCGCGACTACGCCGTCGCCCTCGCCAAGGAAGCCGCGGTGTAA
- a CDS encoding fumarate reductase/succinate dehydrogenase flavoprotein subunit has protein sequence MSLDSKIPEGPIEQKWTKHKMDSKLINPANKRKYTIIVVGSGLAGGSAAASLAEMGYQVKCFCYQDSPRRAHSIAAQGGINAAKNYQNDGDSVYRLFYDTVKGGDFRAREANVYRLAEVSNAIIDQCTAQGVPFAREYGGLLDNRSFGGAQVSRTFYARGQTGQQLLIGCYQALEKEIAKGGVKMYPRTEMMDVVKVNGHAKGIVVRDMITGKIESHAADAVILATGGYGNVFFLSTNAMGCNVTAALRAHKRGAYFANPCYTQIHPTCIPVSGEYQSKLTLMSESLRNDGRIWVPKSREDAEAIRAGKKTPEDIAEDDRDYYLERKYPSFGNLAPRDVSSRAAKEACDDGRGVAPTGLGVYLDFKDAIARLGEDVIRARYGNLFQMYEKISGDNPYVTPMQIFPAVHYTMGGLWVDYNLQTTVPGLHCLGEANFSDHGANRLGASALMQGLADGYFVIPSTIAVYLAGEKPGTVTTDMDEFKEVEKEVAERMNALINVKGNRTVDSFHKELGLVMWDNCGMARTEESLKHALKRIPEIRDEFWKNVRVPGKADGINAELEKAARVADFLEFAEVMCYDALERAESCGGHFRLEYQFTADSPEVKAGQTQPGEAMRRDEEFAYVAAWEFQGVGTKPILHKEELTFDSIHLAIRSYA, from the coding sequence ATGTCACTAGATAGCAAAATACCCGAGGGTCCCATCGAGCAAAAGTGGACCAAACACAAGATGGACTCCAAGCTCATCAACCCGGCGAACAAACGGAAATACACCATCATCGTGGTCGGCTCCGGCCTCGCGGGTGGCTCCGCCGCCGCCTCCCTCGCCGAGATGGGATACCAGGTGAAATGCTTCTGTTACCAGGACAGCCCGCGCCGCGCCCACTCCATCGCCGCCCAGGGCGGTATCAACGCCGCCAAAAACTACCAGAACGACGGCGACTCGGTTTACCGCCTGTTCTACGACACCGTCAAAGGTGGTGACTTCCGCGCCCGCGAAGCCAACGTCTATCGCCTCGCCGAGGTTTCCAATGCCATCATCGACCAATGCACCGCCCAGGGTGTCCCCTTCGCCCGTGAATACGGTGGCCTGCTCGACAACCGCTCGTTCGGTGGCGCCCAGGTGTCGCGCACCTTCTACGCCCGTGGCCAGACCGGCCAGCAACTCCTCATCGGCTGCTACCAGGCACTCGAAAAGGAAATCGCCAAGGGTGGCGTGAAAATGTACCCGCGCACGGAAATGATGGACGTCGTCAAAGTCAACGGCCACGCCAAGGGCATCGTCGTCCGCGACATGATCACCGGCAAGATCGAGTCGCACGCCGCCGACGCCGTGATCCTCGCCACCGGCGGCTACGGCAACGTTTTCTTCCTCTCCACCAACGCCATGGGCTGCAATGTCACCGCGGCACTCCGCGCCCACAAACGCGGCGCCTACTTCGCCAACCCGTGCTACACCCAGATCCACCCGACCTGTATTCCCGTGAGCGGCGAGTACCAGTCGAAACTCACCCTGATGTCCGAGTCGCTCCGCAACGACGGACGTATCTGGGTGCCCAAATCCAGGGAGGACGCCGAGGCGATCCGCGCCGGCAAAAAAACCCCCGAGGACATCGCCGAGGATGACCGCGACTACTATCTCGAGCGCAAGTATCCGTCCTTCGGAAACCTCGCGCCGCGCGACGTCTCATCCCGTGCCGCCAAGGAAGCCTGCGACGACGGACGCGGTGTCGCCCCCACCGGACTCGGTGTTTACCTCGACTTCAAGGACGCCATCGCCCGCCTCGGAGAGGATGTCATCCGCGCCCGTTACGGCAACCTTTTCCAGATGTACGAAAAAATCTCCGGCGACAACCCCTACGTCACGCCGATGCAGATTTTCCCCGCCGTCCACTACACCATGGGCGGTCTCTGGGTCGATTACAACCTCCAGACCACCGTGCCCGGCCTGCACTGCCTCGGTGAGGCCAACTTCTCCGACCACGGCGCCAACCGCCTCGGTGCCTCCGCCCTGATGCAGGGACTGGCCGACGGATACTTCGTCATCCCCTCCACCATCGCCGTCTATCTCGCCGGCGAGAAACCCGGAACCGTCACCACCGACATGGACGAGTTCAAGGAGGTGGAGAAGGAGGTCGCCGAGCGCATGAACGCCCTCATCAACGTCAAGGGCAACCGCACCGTCGACAGCTTCCACAAGGAGCTCGGCCTCGTCATGTGGGACAACTGCGGCATGGCCCGCACCGAGGAATCCCTCAAGCACGCCCTCAAACGCATCCCCGAAATCCGGGACGAGTTCTGGAAAAATGTCCGCGTCCCCGGCAAGGCGGACGGCATCAACGCCGAACTCGAAAAAGCGGCACGCGTCGCCGACTTCCTGGAATTCGCCGAGGTCATGTGCTACGACGCCCTCGAGCGCGCCGAGTCCTGCGGCGGCCACTTCCGTCTCGAATACCAGTTCACCGCCGACTCCCCCGAGGTCAAGGCCGGCCAGACCCAGCCGGGCGAGGCCATGCGCCGCGACGAGGAGTTCGCCTACGTCGCCGCCTGGGAATTCCAGGGCGTCGGCACCAAACCCATCCTCCACAAGGAAGAACTCACCTTCGACAGCATCCACCTCGCCATCCGAAGCTACGCCTAG
- a CDS encoding SUMF1/EgtB/PvdO family nonheme iron enzyme: MKNRFSQLACIILVLAGHTSAAEPSVTNVRAAQKPGTKKVDVWYDVAGTTSPVYVSLQVSEDGGSSYAVPVSAVSGDVGSSITLGRNKKITWDAGVDWNGKLSTTMRFKVTASDTPLAPQGFVTIPAGNFMRGAEPGVTGTSVYVSAFALQKTEVTKEQWDAVRTWGSTHGYTDLSVGGGKGTNHPVHTVSWYDVVKWCNAKSEMEGKPVVYTVGGATYKTGNSTPVINYAAKGYRLPTEAEREKAARGGLSGKRFPWGDEITHSLANYHSSSSYSYDTSPTRDYHPTYNGGSYPYTSPVGSFAANGYGLFDMAGNVNEWCNDWYGTYAGSNDPTGPATGSGRVHRGGGWNLDAALARCAAHYGNNPTYTSRGIGFRPALGQ; this comes from the coding sequence ATGAAAAATCGATTCAGTCAACTGGCATGCATCATTCTCGTTCTTGCCGGACACACATCCGCAGCAGAGCCGTCTGTGACCAATGTCCGGGCGGCACAAAAGCCGGGCACCAAGAAAGTGGATGTCTGGTATGACGTTGCTGGAACCACGTCTCCTGTGTATGTCAGCTTGCAGGTGTCGGAGGACGGCGGCTCTTCCTATGCCGTGCCTGTCAGTGCGGTCAGTGGCGACGTGGGTTCCAGCATCACACTTGGGCGTAATAAAAAAATCACATGGGACGCAGGTGTGGACTGGAATGGGAAGCTCAGCACCACAATGCGCTTCAAGGTAACGGCGAGCGATACGCCGCTAGCCCCGCAGGGCTTCGTCACCATCCCCGCCGGAAATTTTATGCGGGGGGCTGAACCAGGAGTCACAGGAACCTCTGTATATGTGAGTGCGTTTGCCTTGCAGAAGACAGAGGTGACCAAGGAGCAATGGGATGCGGTGAGGACATGGGGTAGCACCCATGGCTACACGGATTTGAGCGTAGGAGGAGGCAAGGGCACAAACCATCCTGTGCATACAGTCAGTTGGTATGATGTGGTGAAGTGGTGTAATGCGAAGAGCGAGATGGAGGGCAAGCCTGTGGTTTATACGGTGGGCGGAGCTACTTACAAAACAGGAAACAGCACGCCGGTGATCAATTACGCAGCCAAGGGCTACCGCCTGCCGACGGAGGCGGAGAGGGAGAAGGCGGCACGGGGCGGGCTGAGTGGCAAGCGTTTTCCCTGGGGGGATGAGATTACGCACAGCTTGGCGAACTACCATAGTTCCAGCTCTTACAGCTATGACACCAGCCCGACAAGGGACTATCACCCGACCTACAACGGCGGGTCATATCCCTACACAAGTCCGGTGGGAAGTTTTGCGGCGAACGGTTATGGTTTGTTTGATATGGCTGGCAATGTGAATGAGTGGTGCAATGACTGGTATGGGACCTATGCGGGTAGTAACGATCCTACGGGTCCAGCTACGGGCTCGGGCCGCGTGCACCGCGGCGGCGGTTGGAACCTCGACGCGGCCCTCGCGCGCTGTGCGGCCCACTACGGGAACAACCCCACGTACACGAGCCGCGGCATCGGGTTCCGCCCAGCCCTAGGTCAATAA
- a CDS encoding alginate lyase family protein — MKCLLTPFFLLASLQQQLPAAEPFVHPGIAHNQRSIDFIKGKLKAGQEPWTKLWKSCHAHKSAALDWKPQPRAKVERGVRNKPDIGGTEFLRDGDAAYTHALHWALTGEKAHARKSAEIILAWSHTLETVENHDAKLLVGMGGHKYCNAVELLKHSGDGWEGWTGKDQAAFESMLRKVWYPVIKDFYPSANGNWDAAMLQTMIAMGVVLDDRAIFDRATNYYLKGKGNGAVRNYFFPSGQCQESGRDQGHTQMGLEFLANTCETAWNQQLDLYGAYDKRLLKGFEYTAKYNLGHDVPYAPYKSFEGRYHYKSISDKGRGQLRAMFEKVYNHYHHRKGLTPNYTKMALDKTRPEEDGRGTLPWGSLMYTRQPSPSAGR; from the coding sequence ATGAAGTGCCTGCTCACACCCTTTTTCCTGCTGGCATCCTTGCAGCAACAACTACCGGCAGCTGAGCCATTTGTCCACCCGGGTATCGCGCATAACCAGCGCAGCATCGACTTCATCAAAGGCAAGCTCAAGGCTGGTCAGGAGCCTTGGACAAAACTGTGGAAAAGCTGTCACGCCCACAAATCAGCTGCCCTTGATTGGAAACCGCAACCCCGGGCCAAGGTCGAACGCGGAGTGCGTAACAAGCCGGATATCGGCGGCACCGAATTCCTGCGTGATGGCGACGCTGCCTACACCCACGCGCTGCATTGGGCTCTCACCGGCGAAAAGGCACATGCCAGAAAATCCGCAGAGATCATCCTCGCATGGTCGCACACTCTCGAAACGGTGGAAAATCACGATGCCAAACTGCTGGTCGGCATGGGTGGACACAAGTACTGCAACGCCGTCGAACTCCTCAAACACTCCGGGGACGGATGGGAAGGCTGGACCGGGAAAGATCAAGCCGCCTTCGAGTCGATGCTACGCAAGGTCTGGTATCCGGTCATCAAGGATTTCTACCCCTCGGCCAATGGCAACTGGGACGCTGCCATGCTCCAGACCATGATTGCGATGGGCGTCGTCCTCGACGACCGCGCCATCTTCGACCGCGCCACCAACTACTACCTGAAGGGCAAGGGTAACGGCGCCGTGCGCAATTACTTTTTCCCGTCCGGACAATGCCAGGAGAGTGGACGCGACCAAGGTCACACCCAGATGGGCCTCGAATTCCTCGCCAACACATGCGAGACGGCCTGGAATCAACAACTCGACCTCTACGGCGCCTATGACAAGCGGCTGCTCAAGGGGTTCGAATACACGGCGAAATACAATCTCGGCCACGACGTCCCCTATGCCCCCTACAAAAGCTTCGAGGGCCGCTACCACTACAAGTCCATTTCCGACAAGGGGCGCGGGCAACTGCGGGCCATGTTCGAGAAAGTCTACAACCACTACCACCACCGCAAGGGCTTGACTCCCAACTACACAAAAATGGCCTTGGACAAAACCCGTCCCGAGGAAGATGGCCGGGGGACACTGCCATGGGGGAGCCTGATGTACACGCGTCAGCCAAGCCCGTCAGCGGGGAGATGA
- the hisS gene encoding histidine--tRNA ligase produces the protein MADKRFQSLPGFRDFTPRDCAVRNYLFSVWRDVAHRYGFTEYEAPIVESTELYLKKTGGELTTQLFRFEDQGGRDITLRPELTASLARIVGANQRDFPKPLKWFEIGPCFRYEKPQKGRGREFIQFNADILGEGAASADAELIALAIDTMLGLGFQEGDFVIRASDRESWLTFCSQHDISNPSEFLPLIDRLEKLKPEVLDEQLATFNVTREQVDAFINNPDNASTAFREIQEDLAARGLGQFLELDLTIVRGLAYYTGAVFEIFDMKKSMRAVAGGGRYDGLLSTLSDGAADLPATGFAMGDMVIRNFIEETPNAKMEMEAWMARNPACDVYLVVADETKRTSALGVLSQLRTAGISTDFAMTQLNVGKQFKKAEQSGARFALVIGAEFPEMQLKILSSRTEETIHPNTNVIEAIQKHLDSPDGPLIA, from the coding sequence ATGGCAGACAAGCGATTCCAATCCCTTCCCGGCTTCCGGGATTTCACTCCGCGTGATTGCGCGGTTCGGAATTACCTATTCTCCGTATGGAGGGACGTGGCGCATCGTTACGGCTTCACCGAATATGAGGCTCCCATCGTCGAATCAACCGAACTCTACCTCAAAAAAACCGGGGGCGAACTGACCACACAGCTGTTTCGTTTCGAGGACCAGGGAGGACGGGATATCACCCTGCGCCCCGAGCTTACCGCCTCCCTTGCCCGGATCGTAGGAGCCAATCAGCGTGATTTCCCCAAACCACTCAAGTGGTTCGAGATCGGCCCCTGCTTCCGCTATGAAAAGCCGCAAAAAGGCAGGGGCCGCGAGTTTATCCAGTTCAACGCCGATATTCTCGGTGAAGGGGCTGCCAGCGCCGATGCAGAACTCATTGCCCTCGCCATCGACACCATGCTGGGCCTGGGTTTCCAGGAGGGCGACTTTGTGATCCGGGCCTCCGACCGTGAAAGCTGGCTGACTTTCTGTTCTCAACACGATATTTCAAACCCGTCCGAGTTCCTGCCCCTGATCGACCGGCTCGAAAAGCTTAAGCCCGAGGTTCTCGACGAGCAGCTCGCCACCTTCAACGTCACGCGTGAGCAGGTGGACGCCTTTATCAACAACCCGGATAACGCCTCCACCGCTTTCCGAGAGATTCAAGAAGACCTGGCTGCACGTGGTCTCGGTCAGTTCCTGGAGCTCGACCTCACCATCGTACGTGGCCTCGCCTATTATACGGGGGCTGTTTTCGAAATCTTCGACATGAAGAAGTCCATGCGCGCCGTCGCCGGCGGTGGCCGTTATGACGGTTTGCTGTCGACGCTGTCGGATGGAGCCGCGGACCTGCCTGCCACCGGTTTTGCCATGGGCGACATGGTCATTCGCAATTTCATCGAGGAAACACCGAATGCCAAAATGGAAATGGAGGCATGGATGGCGCGCAATCCGGCCTGTGACGTCTATCTTGTTGTCGCCGATGAAACAAAACGCACCAGCGCCCTAGGCGTTCTCTCTCAACTTCGCACGGCGGGTATCTCGACCGATTTTGCAATGACACAACTCAACGTTGGCAAGCAGTTCAAAAAAGCGGAACAATCCGGAGCTCGCTTTGCCCTCGTCATCGGTGCTGAGTTCCCCGAAATGCAACTCAAGATCCTCTCTTCCCGTACCGAAGAAACCATCCATCCGAATACCAACGTCATCGAAGCCATTCAAAAGCACCTCGACTCACCCGACGGGCCTTTGATTGCCTAG
- a CDS encoding type II toxin-antitoxin system RelE/ParE family toxin has translation MGKSRKDILGFPEDVRKLMGDELQFVQFGGMPKNAKPFKGVGNGVLEIAIKHKKEAYRCIQAVQLGDKIYVLHAFQKKSKTGIKTPQQDIDLIKKRYNEAKEIAKNEQEN, from the coding sequence ATGGGAAAATCCAGGAAAGACATTCTAGGATTTCCCGAAGATGTCAGGAAATTGATGGGTGATGAATTGCAATTCGTCCAGTTCGGAGGAATGCCGAAGAATGCAAAACCATTCAAAGGAGTTGGAAACGGCGTTCTAGAGATTGCCATAAAACACAAAAAAGAGGCTTATCGATGCATTCAGGCTGTCCAACTCGGAGACAAGATATATGTGTTACATGCGTTTCAAAAGAAATCGAAGACAGGCATAAAGACGCCCCAACAAGATATTGACCTAATCAAGAAACGTTACAACGAAGCAAAGGAGATCGCCAAAAATGAGCAAGAAAATTGA
- a CDS encoding helix-turn-helix transcriptional regulator, with protein MDFPTRFRTARNRTGLSRLKAAKLIGVNRETVGRWESGKRHPEISKLKKIHEILGADALPHTNNDLPGRMKLFRMKMGYQIRKASGLVKKNQCWWIQVEGGELSLSDIEKQTLVEILYNEECRVTSS; from the coding sequence TTGGACTTCCCTACTCGATTTCGCACTGCAAGGAACCGAACTGGACTCAGCCGATTAAAAGCAGCCAAATTAATAGGAGTTAATCGAGAGACTGTAGGTCGCTGGGAATCTGGCAAGCGACACCCTGAAATATCAAAGCTAAAAAAAATCCATGAAATTCTCGGGGCAGATGCACTCCCGCACACAAACAACGATCTCCCTGGCAGAATGAAACTCTTCCGTATGAAAATGGGTTATCAAATCAGAAAGGCATCAGGCCTTGTTAAAAAGAACCAATGTTGGTGGATTCAAGTGGAAGGTGGTGAATTATCTCTCAGCGACATCGAAAAGCAAACTCTGGTCGAGATTCTATACAATGAAGAATGCCGAGTGACATCATCGTAA
- the aspS gene encoding aspartate--tRNA ligase, producing the protein MRTHTCNQLHHSNIGETVTLIGWVNSNRDHGGVSFIDLRDREGLTQCVFRPEENAQAAEMAKALRSEDMIQVTGLVEKRPEIEGVSTVNPDMATGSIEVSASQLNVINKSDVLPFQLDKELSNEDMRMKYRFLDLRRQRMTRNLRIRHRITQSTRNFLDADGFCEIETPILSKSTPEGARDFLVPSRMQPGSFYALPQAPQQYKQLLMCGGIEKYFQIARCFRDEDLRADRQPEFTQIDIEASFVTPDDMHSLVEGLLGKVFQDTLGVKIAEKFDRLTYEEAMNTYGSDKPDRRFGYHLTELSEELKDCEFRVFSGAIANGGVVKAINAKGFAGATQGQIEKLTQTALEAGSKGLAYIQARDEDRSSWRSPFVKRMTDAEVEALRKKLNIEPGDLILFGAGEWESVCEVLGRIRLCCADLQNVLEGNEELDFLWVTEFPLLGYDEEEGKWNAVHHPFTRPIPEDEAKLIAGTTAEPEDESQRFAGLRAQAYDVVLNGYELGGGSIRIHEAALQSAMFTALGVSEEEKKSMFGHILDAFKFGAPPHGGIALGLDRLAMLVCGESSIREVIAFPKNNKGMDIMSSSPSPVDATQLRDLRIQTTVKEKPVT; encoded by the coding sequence ATGCGCACGCACACCTGCAATCAACTCCATCACTCCAACATCGGCGAAACCGTCACCCTCATCGGATGGGTTAACTCCAACCGCGACCACGGTGGCGTGAGCTTTATCGACCTCCGCGACCGCGAAGGCCTCACCCAGTGTGTCTTCCGCCCGGAGGAGAATGCCCAGGCTGCTGAGATGGCCAAGGCGCTCCGCAGCGAAGACATGATTCAGGTCACAGGACTGGTTGAAAAACGCCCGGAAATCGAAGGGGTCTCCACCGTTAATCCGGATATGGCTACCGGCTCGATTGAAGTGTCAGCCAGCCAACTCAACGTCATCAACAAGTCCGATGTGCTCCCTTTCCAGCTCGACAAAGAGCTCTCTAACGAGGATATGCGGATGAAGTATCGCTTTCTCGACCTGCGTCGTCAGCGCATGACCCGCAACCTTCGCATCCGTCACCGCATTACCCAATCCACCCGGAATTTCCTCGATGCCGATGGCTTTTGCGAAATCGAGACACCCATCCTGTCGAAATCGACTCCTGAGGGCGCGCGTGATTTCCTCGTTCCATCCCGCATGCAGCCCGGTAGTTTCTACGCGCTGCCACAGGCTCCGCAACAGTACAAACAACTGCTGATGTGTGGCGGTATTGAAAAGTATTTCCAAATCGCCCGCTGCTTCCGCGACGAGGATCTTCGCGCCGACCGCCAACCTGAGTTTACGCAAATAGACATCGAGGCTTCATTCGTTACACCTGACGATATGCACAGCCTGGTGGAAGGTCTGTTAGGCAAAGTATTCCAGGACACACTGGGGGTGAAAATTGCCGAGAAATTCGATCGCCTGACATATGAGGAGGCGATGAACACCTACGGCTCAGACAAACCGGACCGCCGTTTTGGCTACCACCTCACCGAGCTTTCCGAAGAACTCAAGGACTGCGAATTCCGCGTCTTTTCCGGAGCTATCGCAAACGGTGGTGTGGTGAAGGCCATCAACGCCAAAGGTTTTGCCGGCGCCACCCAGGGCCAGATCGAAAAGCTCACCCAGACCGCCCTTGAAGCTGGCTCCAAGGGGCTCGCCTACATCCAGGCGCGCGACGAAGACCGGTCTTCGTGGAGGTCTCCGTTTGTCAAGCGTATGACCGATGCAGAGGTCGAGGCCCTTCGTAAAAAGCTCAACATCGAACCCGGCGACCTGATCCTCTTTGGGGCCGGCGAATGGGAATCCGTGTGTGAAGTCCTCGGGAGAATCCGCCTCTGCTGCGCCGACCTCCAGAACGTCCTCGAAGGCAACGAGGAACTCGATTTCCTTTGGGTCACTGAATTCCCACTGCTGGGATACGACGAGGAAGAAGGCAAGTGGAACGCCGTCCACCATCCATTTACCCGCCCCATTCCCGAGGACGAAGCCAAACTCATCGCGGGCACAACCGCAGAACCCGAAGACGAGAGCCAACGCTTTGCAGGACTCCGCGCCCAGGCATACGACGTTGTCCTCAACGGCTACGAACTCGGCGGCGGCTCGATCCGTATCCACGAAGCTGCCCTCCAATCCGCCATGTTCACCGCCCTCGGTGTCAGCGAGGAGGAAAAGAAAAGCATGTTTGGCCACATCCTCGACGCATTCAAGTTTGGCGCCCCTCCACACGGTGGCATCGCCCTTGGACTCGACCGCCTGGCCATGCTCGTCTGCGGTGAGTCATCCATTCGCGAAGTCATCGCCTTCCCGAAAAACAACAAGGGCATGGATATCATGTCATCCTCACCTTCACCTGTCGACGCCACTCAATTACGCGACCTTCGTATCCAGACGACGGTCAAAGAGAAGCCCGTCACGTAA